The Streptomyces noursei ATCC 11455 sequence CGCCGGCGGGCTGTTGCTGCTCGACGGGCGGACCACCGGCCTGCCGGAGATCACGCACCGGGCCGACTTCCCCGACGAGTGGGCGGTGGTCGTGCTCGACTCGGCGACCCGGAAGGACACCAGCGACCACATCCACTCGGTCCGCGCGCAGCTCGCCGCCGGGGACACCCGGCTCGCCGCGTACCGCGAGCGGACCGACGCCGCCTCGGCCGCGGTGTGGGAGGCCGTGCGGGGCCGTGACCTGTCCGCCCTCGGTGCGGCGATGAGCCGGGCGCACCGGGCGATGCGGGACCTCCAGGGCATGTCCACGCCGCTGTTGGAGGAGCTGCGGTCGCTGGCCCTGCACGCCGCCGACCTGCCGCTCAAGCTCAGCGGGGCCGGCGGTGGCGGGGCGCTGGTCGGCGTCTGTCCGGCGGCCGACCAGGCGGAGGTGGTGGCGCGGCTGCGGAGGGCACTCGGCCCGGCGCACCCCCGGGCGCGGGTCATCCCGGCCCGCGCCGCGGCGGGCCTCGCGCCGGAGATCGCCGCGGCGCCGGCCCCGTAGCCGGGGCTGCCGGTGCCCCTCCGCTAGATGAACGGGTCGTAGTCCGTGCCGGGTTCCGGTGCGGCCAGCGTTCCCGCCGCCGTTCCGGTCCCGATCCGGTCGAGTTCGAGGTTGGAGCGGTGGCGGGCGCAGTGGAAGCGGCAGTCCCGGCTGGGGTCGACGATGCCGCGGTCCGAGGTCCGCCAGATCTCGGGGAGGCGCTCGGTCACCGCGTCCCCGATCCGGGCCCCGGCGTTCCCCCGGTGGTAGGAGCAGACGTAGACGCCGGACGGGGTCACCAGGGTCCGCAGTTCGGCGACCCGGCAGCGGTGGTAGTCCTTGTCCTGGACGGGCCCGACCCGGTTGCGCAGCGACGTCAGGGTCGAGGAGTTGACGATCTCGAAGGCGTCGCCGGTCAGGACGGCGGCCTTGGCGAGCTGCTCCTCCACGGAGGCGAGAACCTCGTCCGGCACCTGGATGACGTGGTGTCCGTCGTCGAACATCGCCTTGGTCTCGAAGTAGTCGCAGCCGATGTCGTGGGCGAGTTCGGCTGCCTCCAGGACCTCGTGGTGGTTGCTGACGACGGTGCCGTCCGGCTCCTGGCGGCTCATCACGAGGAACGAGTAGCCCAGGGCGCCGCGCTTGGCCTCGGCCAGCAGCCGCATGTTGGCGATGACCTTGTCGAAGACGCTGCGGCCCTTGCGGTCGGGGCGGAAGCGCCGATAGGTCTCGCTGGTCCCGGCGTCGATGGACACCCGCACCCAGGAGGCGTAGGCGGCGAGTTCGGCCAGGTTCTGTTTGATCAGGGTGCCGTTGGTGACCACGCCGATGGCGATGCCGGCCTCGCCCAGGACGCGGAGGACCTGGCGGGTGCCCCGGTGGGCGAGCGGTTCCCCGCCGCCTATCAGGACCACCGCCCGGACCTTCATCTCCACGAGTTCGCCGGCCAGTTCGGCGAGCCGTTCGGGGGTGAAACGTCCTTGGTTGAGCAGCTTCCCGCTGATGCACTCGGGGCACGCCAGGTCGCAAAAGGTCGTCGGGTCCAGGTCCACGACCAGCGGGCCGCTGGAGCGGGTCCCGGTGGCGGCTTCGAGGATCCGCGGCCAACCGGCCGGCTGGTACAGCTTGGACACCAGGTCGAGACGGTCGAACGTCACGTGTTCTCCTGCATTGTCGGAGGTTCCGTATACCGGCGGAGGTCGGTCCGCCGGTCGAGTGCGTGCGACATGGCTCTGGGGCGGCGCGCCCGGTGGGGCGGTCCTGCCGGGCGGCCGGGGCGCCCGGCGGCTCAGCGGCGGCCGGCCCGCGCGGGACCGGCGTCCCGTCTTCGGCGGCTCACCCTTTGACCGCGCCGGTGGTCAGGCCCGCGCCGATCCGCCGCTGGACGAGGGCGAAGAAGACCGCGACGGGCAGCGCGGTGAGGGTGGCGCCGGCCATCAGTCCGCCGTAGTCGGTGCCGAAGCTGGTCTGGAAGGACAGCAGCCAGATGCTGAGGGTCTGCTTGTCGTTGCTGGAGAGCAGGACGTAGGCGAGGACGTACTCGTTCCACGCCTGGACCAGGGCGTAGATGGAGGTCGCCACCAGGCCCGGGGCGAGCAGCGGGAGGACGACCCGGCGGAAGGCTCCCAGGCGGGTGCAGCCGTCGGTCATCGCGGCCTCCTCCAGCTCCACCGGGACGGCGGCGATGAAGCCGCGCAGCAGCCAGACCGTGAACGGCAGCATGAAGACGAGGTAGGTGAGGATGACGCCGGGCAGGCTGTCGGTCAGTCCGGCGTCGCTCAGCAGCAGGTAGACGGGGATGATCAGACCGGCCAGCGGGATCATCTGGACGCCGAGGATGATCAGGACCAGGGCCTTGCGCCCGGCGAACGAGAAGCGGGCGAGGGCGAAGGCCGCGAGGGTGCCGATCAGCAGGGAGACCAGCACGGTGCCGACGCCGATCAGGACGCTGGAGCGGACGTTGGCCCAGAACGTCGGGGTGCTCAGGGCGCGGCGGAAGTGTTCCAGCGTCAGGTGGTCGGGCCAGAGGTGCGGCGGATCGGCGTGGATCTCGGTGGCCGGGCGGAACGCGGTGAGCAGCATCCAGTAGAGCGGGAAGGCCATCAGCGCGCTGAAGGCGAGGCCGAGGGCGTTCGCCGTCGCGCGCCGTCGTCGGCGGCCGGGGGCGTGCCCGGTACGTGGGGCTGTGTTCACTCGGCCGCTCCCAGGTGGACGAGCTGGCGCACGTAGACGACCGCGCCGCCCAGCAGCATCAGGACGGTGAGGACGGCGATGGCCGCGCCGGCGCTGTAGCGGTTGACGGCGAAGGACTCGATGAACGAGTAGACGCCGAGAAGGTAGTAGTCCTTCTCCGGTTGGCCGCCGCGCATCAGCCAGATCTGGTTGAACACGCCGAAGTCCCAGATGGCGCACAGCGAGGTGACCAGGACGGCGGACGGTTTGATCACCGGCCAGGTGACGTGCCGGAACAGCTGGCCGGGGCGGGCGCCGTCGACCAGTGCCGCCTCCTCCAGTTCGGCCGGCACCTGGCTGAGCGCGGCCTGCAGGGTCAGCGCGGCGAACGGGACGGCGCCCCAGACCACCACGCCGGTGATGACGGCGAAGCCCTGCCAGGGGTTCTCGAACCAGTTGTGCTTGCTGAAGTCGAGTCCCGGCAGCAGGCCGAGGAGCCAGTTGACGACGCCGTAGTCGGCGTCCGAGAGCCAGCGGAAGATGGAGGCGGCGACCATGACCGGCATGGCCCAGACGGCGACCAGGACGCCGGTCATGACCGTCCGCACCCATGGTGAGACCCGTCGCATCAGCAGCGCCACCAGGAGCGACAGCACCATCGTGGCCGCGACGCAGGCGACGGTGAACAGGGCGGTGCGGCCGACGACGGTCCAGAAGAAGCCGTCGGAGAGGATCGAGCGGTAGTGGGCCAGCCCGGCCCACGGCGGCGTGGCCCCGGAGAACAGTTCGCGCCGGGTCATGTCCTGGAAGGACAGCACCACCAGGTCGACGAGCGGGTAGCCGAGGACCGCGGCGAGGGCGAGCACGGTCGGCGCGATCAGCAGATACGGCAGCGCCCGTCGCCGGATGGTGCGCCGCGGGCGGGGTGCCCGGGCCGGTCGCGGCGGCCGGGCGGCGCGGGGCGGTCCGGGCAGTTCCACGCTCCCCACCGCCCTCAGTTCTCGTTGATCACGGCGTCGATGCGGCGGTCCGCGGCCCGCGCGGCGTCCGGCACCGACTGTTTCCCGGTCGCGATGTCCTGGAGCGTCTCCTGGAGGACGTTGGACTTCTCCACGGCTCCCCAGCCGGGGGCCAGCGGGGTCACCCAGCCGCGGGTGGCGGCCTGTGCGGCGGGGCCGTTGACGCTGTCTGCGGCCACTTCCTTGAGCTGGGCGGTGTTGTTGGGGAGGGTGTCGGCGGCTATCAGGCGGCGCTGGGAGGTTCGGTCGGTGAACAGCCGGATCCAGTCCTGGGCGAGGTCCTGGTTCTCGGACTTGGCGGGGACGGCCAGGGTGGAGCCGCCCAGGAACGACGGCATCATCTTGCCGGAGGGGCCGGGGAAGGCGAACGTGCCGAACTTCCCGTGCAGCGCCGGGTCGCCGCCCGATCTGCTGTCGGTCGCGGCCTTGGCCTCCCAGGTGTTGCCGTAGAACATGCCGACCTTGCCCTGGCCGACGACCGCCGGCTCGTCGCCGTTGTCCTTGGAACGGTCGCCGGTGTAATAGGAGTCGAGGAGGTCCTTCCAGGCGGTGAGTCCGGCGACGGAACGGGCGGAGGAGAGCGCGCCGTGCCAGCGGCCGTCTTTTCCGCGCGCCGCTATCTCGCCGCCGGCGTCCTTGACGAAGGCCATCGCCGCGTACCAATAGCGGCCGGGCATGTAGAAGGCCGAGAAATTCTTGTCGGTGGCTCCGAACTTCGCCTTGAGTTTGTCGAGATCGGCGCGGAGTTCGGTATAGCTGCGCGGGGCCCGGGTCACGCCGACCTGGGCGAGCAGATCGGTGCGGTAGATTCCCACCCGGGCACCGACGTAATACGGGACACAGTAGGTCTTGCCGTCGTTCCGGCAGGCGTCGCGAAGTGCCGGCAGCCATTCGGCGGAGTGGTCGAATTTCGCCGGATCGACGGCTGCGAAGGCCCCGTTGACAATGTAATTGGTGGTCTCGCTGTTGCCCATTTCGATCACGTCGGGGACTTTGCGTCCGGCCAGTGCAGCGTCGATCTTCTGGTTCTTCGTGGTCCACTGCTGGTACTGCACGGTGACCTTGATCTTGGGATAGGTCCTCCGGAAGCGGTCGTTGACCTCGTTCACCAGATCCGGCCAGCTCTCCTGGGCGTCCACGGTCAGCCAGACCGTGAGCTCCCCCGTGCGGTCCGCGGCGGCGACCGGTCTGCCGCCACCGCAGCCTGCTACCGCGCCCATCAGGACCATCGCTCCCAGGCCCGCCGCCAAACGGGAGATGCGCTCGGCCATGATCTCCTCCGTCGGGTTGTCGGAACCGGCTGTATCTACCCCCGGTATCCGATCTCTCACCTCGGGGAGCCATTCCGGCCAGATAATCCGACGGCCGGAACTGCGTGGCCGGAGAATCCATGAACGGCCGTCCGGCAGGCCGGACCGCATTCCGATCTTGAGTTCACCGGGGCAAAGGCATCACTGTTTTGACGCAAAAGGCGTGCTGTCCCAATGATCGGCTCTTGACGGTGCCGCCCCTGCTGCCTCAGTTTTGCTCGGGTGTCTCCCACGTCCCCTATCGAAGGGTTTGCACGTGACTGAGTACGGCACGCCGGCCGCAGATCCGGCCACCCGCCCGGTGAAGGTCAACTCCTGGAACGGCTGGGATCCCCTGCGGCACGTCGTCGTCGGACGCGCCGACAACACGGTGGTGCAGGCCCCCGAGCCCGCGATCCGGCGGGACTTCCCCGACGACGGATTCCCGCTGGGCACCTACGGCCCGATGCCGGCCGAGATGACCGCGGAGGCCAACGAACAGCTCGACAACTTCGCCGAGTTGCTGCGGCGCCGCGGCATCCGTGTCGATCGCCCCGCCCCCGTGGACTTCAACCAGCAGGTCAGCACCCCGGACTGGACCCAGGAGACCATGTCCGGCTGTATGCCGCCGCGCGATCTGCTGCTGACCGTCGGCAACGAGATCCTCGAAGCCACCATGTCGTACCGCAGCCGCTGGTTCGAGTACCTCTGCTACCGGCCGCTCCTGCAGGGGATCTTCAAGGCCGACCCGCACATGCGCTGGGAGGCCGCGCCCAAGCCCCGGCTGACCGACGCCTCCTACAAGCCGGGGTTCTGGGACACCTACAACACCCTTCCCACGGACGTGCAGTTGGCGCGGGTGCGGGACTACGACCTGGTGCTGACCGAGGAGGAGCCGCTGTTCGACGCGGCGGACATCGCCCGGTTCGGCAAGGACCTCTTCGTCCAGCTGTCGTTCGTCACCAACCGCAGCGGCTACCAGTGGCTGAAACGGCACTTCCCCGACCACCGGGTGCACGCGGTGACCTCCACCAACACCCACCCGCTGCACATCGACGCCACCTGGGTGCCGCTGCGGCCCGGACTGGTGCTGCACTGCGGTGAGCGGCTGGCGGACGCCGAGCTGATGGAGTTCTTCCGGCGCAACGACTGGGAGATCGTCGAGGCGGTGCAGCCCGCGAGTTGGGACCATCCGCCCAAGCTGTCGTACTGCAGCCCGTGGCTGGCCGGCAACATGCTCAACCTCGACCCCAACACCCTGTGCATCGAGGAGAAGGAAGTCGCGCTCGCCGACCAGCTGTCCGGCTACGGCTTCGAGATCGTGCCGGTGCCGTTCCGCGCGGTGGGGCCGTTCGGCGGTGGACTGCACTGCGCCACCTTCGACATCGAACGGGACGGGCAGCTGGAGGACTACTTCCCGCACCGCCACGGACGGTACTGAGGCCGGTGCCGGCCCAGTCCCCGCCTCGCCAGGGCGCCCTCCGGGGCGTGATCCTCGACTTCTACGGCACGCTGGTCCGGCTGGTCGAGCCGCTGCCGCCCAGCCACCGGTCGCTCTTCCTCAGCCGGGGGCTGGTCGAGGCCGCCGACAAGTGGGGCGACCAGTGGGCCGTCGGCCCCCGGGACGGCGAGGAGCACACCGCGCACTCCGCCAGCGAACGGGACTACCACGCCTGGGAGTTGGACCGCCTGCGACGGAGGGCACTGGCCTGCGGCGTCCCCGGGGCGGCGGCCGGCCCGCTGGCCGCCGCCCTCGACCGGGCGATGAAGGACCTGCGGCTGGCCCTGTTCGACGACGTCCCGGCGGCGCTGGCCGGGCTGCGTGCCCGGGGCCTGACGGTGGCGGTCTGCTCCAACTGGTTCTGGGACCTGGACCGAGCCATCGAGGGCGTCGGCATCGCCGGGCTGGTCGACGTCGCGGTCACCTCGGCCCGCGCCGGCGCCCGCAAACCGCACCCCCTCATCTACCGGACGGTGTTGGACCAGTGCGGGCTGCGCCCCGAACAGGCCGTGTTCGTCGGCGACATGTGGGAGTCGGACGTGGCGGGACCGCTCGCGTACGGGATGCGGGCGGTGCACCTGTGGCGCCCGGACCGGGTGGTGGCGGGCGCGGCCCCGCCGCTTCCGGACGGGGCCGCGCGCATCGCCTCGCTGACCGCGCTCAGCGCTCTGGTGTAGTCGGCCCCGGGCCGGAGAGCCGGTCCAGGACGTTGCGGGTCACCCGCACGACGCCGGCGTCCAGTTCCCGGCCGCAGATCACCGGCCAGTCGGTGGTCCCGGCCGTGAACACCGTGCCGCCGGCGGTGTAGAGCCCCATGGTGGCGGCGCGCGGGCCGGTGATCGCCGGTTCGCGCGCCGGGCAGTTCCAGTGCCCCCATTTCAGGTGGTGGAAGTCGTCGTGCACCGGATCGAGGAGGTAGATCCCCAAGATGAGGAAGGACTCGGGCGTGCCGTC is a genomic window containing:
- a CDS encoding HAD family hydrolase, whose product is MPAQSPPRQGALRGVILDFYGTLVRLVEPLPPSHRSLFLSRGLVEAADKWGDQWAVGPRDGEEHTAHSASERDYHAWELDRLRRRALACGVPGAAAGPLAAALDRAMKDLRLALFDDVPAALAGLRARGLTVAVCSNWFWDLDRAIEGVGIAGLVDVAVTSARAGARKPHPLIYRTVLDQCGLRPEQAVFVGDMWESDVAGPLAYGMRAVHLWRPDRVVAGAAPPLPDGAARIASLTALSALV
- a CDS encoding serine/threonine protein kinase, with translation MTEYGTPAADPATRPVKVNSWNGWDPLRHVVVGRADNTVVQAPEPAIRRDFPDDGFPLGTYGPMPAEMTAEANEQLDNFAELLRRRGIRVDRPAPVDFNQQVSTPDWTQETMSGCMPPRDLLLTVGNEILEATMSYRSRWFEYLCYRPLLQGIFKADPHMRWEAAPKPRLTDASYKPGFWDTYNTLPTDVQLARVRDYDLVLTEEEPLFDAADIARFGKDLFVQLSFVTNRSGYQWLKRHFPDHRVHAVTSTNTHPLHIDATWVPLRPGLVLHCGERLADAELMEFFRRNDWEIVEAVQPASWDHPPKLSYCSPWLAGNMLNLDPNTLCIEEKEVALADQLSGYGFEIVPVPFRAVGPFGGGLHCATFDIERDGQLEDYFPHRHGRY
- a CDS encoding mevalonate kinase family protein; amino-acid sequence: MNAPTRASGAEDGTAAPRGGPAGHAVVPCRACLSGEDLDWLGGRSVSLALDLTTSVTVRPPGARPPAGAAPDGGAGAWAGEVWTFLRRRLPGLGPRPPAVTARSEAPAASGLSSSTALIVALFRAFTEAAVPVAGGAGGWSVPARTLAQWAYEFEFAIFNGGGMDHLAVIAGGLLLLDGRTTGLPEITHRADFPDEWAVVVLDSATRKDTSDHIHSVRAQLAAGDTRLAAYRERTDAASAAVWEAVRGRDLSALGAAMSRAHRAMRDLQGMSTPLLEELRSLALHAADLPLKLSGAGGGGALVGVCPAADQAEVVARLRRALGPAHPRARVIPARAAAGLAPEIAAAPAP
- a CDS encoding radical SAM protein, producing the protein MTFDRLDLVSKLYQPAGWPRILEAATGTRSSGPLVVDLDPTTFCDLACPECISGKLLNQGRFTPERLAELAGELVEMKVRAVVLIGGGEPLAHRGTRQVLRVLGEAGIAIGVVTNGTLIKQNLAELAAYASWVRVSIDAGTSETYRRFRPDRKGRSVFDKVIANMRLLAEAKRGALGYSFLVMSRQEPDGTVVSNHHEVLEAAELAHDIGCDYFETKAMFDDGHHVIQVPDEVLASVEEQLAKAAVLTGDAFEIVNSSTLTSLRNRVGPVQDKDYHRCRVAELRTLVTPSGVYVCSYHRGNAGARIGDAVTERLPEIWRTSDRGIVDPSRDCRFHCARHRSNLELDRIGTGTAAGTLAAPEPGTDYDPFI
- a CDS encoding carbohydrate ABC transporter permease — translated: MNTAPRTGHAPGRRRRRATANALGLAFSALMAFPLYWMLLTAFRPATEIHADPPHLWPDHLTLEHFRRALSTPTFWANVRSSVLIGVGTVLVSLLIGTLAAFALARFSFAGRKALVLIILGVQMIPLAGLIIPVYLLLSDAGLTDSLPGVILTYLVFMLPFTVWLLRGFIAAVPVELEEAAMTDGCTRLGAFRRVVLPLLAPGLVATSIYALVQAWNEYVLAYVLLSSNDKQTLSIWLLSFQTSFGTDYGGLMAGATLTALPVAVFFALVQRRIGAGLTTGAVKG
- a CDS encoding carbohydrate ABC transporter permease → MGSVELPGPPRAARPPRPARAPRPRRTIRRRALPYLLIAPTVLALAAVLGYPLVDLVVLSFQDMTRRELFSGATPPWAGLAHYRSILSDGFFWTVVGRTALFTVACVAATMVLSLLVALLMRRVSPWVRTVMTGVLVAVWAMPVMVAASIFRWLSDADYGVVNWLLGLLPGLDFSKHNWFENPWQGFAVITGVVVWGAVPFAALTLQAALSQVPAELEEAALVDGARPGQLFRHVTWPVIKPSAVLVTSLCAIWDFGVFNQIWLMRGGQPEKDYYLLGVYSFIESFAVNRYSAGAAIAVLTVLMLLGGAVVYVRQLVHLGAAE
- a CDS encoding extracellular solute-binding protein, yielding MAERISRLAAGLGAMVLMGAVAGCGGGRPVAAADRTGELTVWLTVDAQESWPDLVNEVNDRFRRTYPKIKVTVQYQQWTTKNQKIDAALAGRKVPDVIEMGNSETTNYIVNGAFAAVDPAKFDHSAEWLPALRDACRNDGKTYCVPYYVGARVGIYRTDLLAQVGVTRAPRSYTELRADLDKLKAKFGATDKNFSAFYMPGRYWYAAMAFVKDAGGEIAARGKDGRWHGALSSARSVAGLTAWKDLLDSYYTGDRSKDNGDEPAVVGQGKVGMFYGNTWEAKAATDSRSGGDPALHGKFGTFAFPGPSGKMMPSFLGGSTLAVPAKSENQDLAQDWIRLFTDRTSQRRLIAADTLPNNTAQLKEVAADSVNGPAAQAATRGWVTPLAPGWGAVEKSNVLQETLQDIATGKQSVPDAARAADRRIDAVINEN